In one uncultured Methanoregula sp. genomic region, the following are encoded:
- the hxlB gene encoding 6-phospho-3-hexuloisomerase, which translates to MTEEFLDIPRFMEQMAESIKKTSVLIDKAETSAFFHRILAAKRIYVAGAGRSGIIARAFAMRLLHLGFDVYVVGETITPALQKGDILVVFSGSGETHIMATFCNTVKDLGGSVCLVTASADSTMSRNADCVVNLGDLTGYYRKDTATFEERQMTGQYRSTASAFAPLGTLFETVALVFSDAVISALMVARKEGAGELKGRLTNIE; encoded by the coding sequence ATGACCGAAGAATTCCTGGATATTCCACGCTTCATGGAACAGATGGCAGAATCAATCAAAAAGACGTCTGTTCTGATCGATAAGGCCGAGACCTCGGCATTCTTTCACCGGATACTGGCGGCAAAACGGATCTATGTAGCCGGGGCGGGCCGGTCCGGGATCATAGCCCGGGCGTTCGCCATGCGGCTGCTTCATTTGGGATTTGATGTCTACGTTGTCGGGGAGACTATCACTCCTGCCCTCCAGAAAGGCGACATCCTGGTCGTATTTTCAGGGTCGGGTGAGACGCATATCATGGCTACGTTCTGCAACACGGTCAAGGATCTGGGGGGAAGCGTCTGCCTGGTAACTGCATCAGCAGACTCGACAATGAGCCGGAACGCAGACTGCGTGGTGAACCTCGGCGATCTCACCGGGTATTACCGTAAAGACACGGCCACGTTCGAGGAACGGCAGATGACGGGGCAATACCGGTCAACAGCATCAGCGTTTGCCCCGCTGGGTACGTTGTTTGAGACCGTTGCGCTCGTCTTCTCGGATGCCGTCATCTCGGCACTGATGGTTGCGAGAAAAGAAGGTGCCGGGGAACTGAAAGGGCGGCTCACCAATATAGAATAA
- a CDS encoding ADP-ribosylglycohydrolase family protein, translated as MRFITGQMRHVGSLVALAIGDSLGAPLEGSPHFGPWMTEMRPGGRHFRIKGEVTDDTLQAVAVAESLGACRGFDQKDLISRLISGYKKRPEWYGPTSSMFFSLVQSGTLPHLAARLVHKRRGSSRSNGSVMRGFPVGIFYPATRVYEMSLACSRVTHVDPVAGHCSGFLNTMVSDMCRGIPRKTAFRHARALCTDIEVHAVLGSYEEYTIIPGLDAVECSHAALSCFMNAKTLENALLSAINLGGDADTVGACTGALAGAFWGLDAIPLRWRRDLEGYEELVLLAERVWTGRVDR; from the coding sequence GTGAGATTTATAACAGGTCAGATGCGGCACGTGGGATCTCTTGTTGCGCTCGCAATTGGCGATTCTTTGGGTGCGCCTTTGGAAGGATCTCCTCATTTCGGGCCCTGGATGACAGAAATGCGTCCCGGTGGGCGTCATTTCCGGATAAAAGGTGAGGTGACCGATGACACGCTGCAGGCCGTTGCTGTCGCGGAATCGCTTGGTGCATGCAGGGGCTTTGACCAAAAAGACCTTATATCGCGTCTTATTTCCGGGTACAAAAAACGACCTGAATGGTACGGCCCGACTTCATCAATGTTCTTTTCTCTGGTGCAGTCCGGGACCCTGCCGCACCTGGCCGCACGACTTGTCCACAAACGGCGTGGCAGCAGCCGGTCCAACGGGAGCGTTATGAGGGGGTTCCCCGTGGGAATCTTCTACCCTGCAACCCGGGTTTATGAAATGAGTCTTGCCTGCTCCCGGGTCACGCACGTTGACCCGGTCGCGGGCCACTGTTCAGGGTTCCTCAATACGATGGTCAGCGACATGTGCCGGGGCATCCCGCGGAAAACAGCGTTCCGGCATGCCCGGGCGCTCTGTACAGATATTGAAGTGCATGCGGTGCTTGGCAGTTATGAAGAATACACTATTATACCCGGCCTGGATGCGGTCGAGTGTTCACATGCAGCCCTCTCCTGTTTCATGAACGCAAAAACTCTGGAGAATGCTCTCCTTTCAGCCATCAATCTTGGCGGGGATGCCGATACGGTCGGGGCATGCACCGGGGCGCTGGCCGGGGCCTTCTGGGGGCTGGATGCAATCCCTCTCCGGTGGAGGCGGGATCTCGAAGGATATGAGGAACTTGTCCTGCTGGCGGAGAGGGTCTGGACGGGACGTGTGGACCGGTGA
- a CDS encoding RNA-protein complex protein Nop10 produces the protein MSGRIRHCTADHTYTLSPTCPVCGRPTTVAHPARFSPEDKYGKYRRMAKHD, from the coding sequence ATGAGCGGGCGAATCCGTCACTGCACAGCAGATCATACCTATACTCTTTCTCCCACCTGCCCGGTCTGCGGCAGGCCGACAACAGTAGCCCACCCGGCACGGTTCTCTCCTGAAGACAAATACGGGAAATACCGGAGGATGGCAAAGCATGATTGA
- the priS gene encoding DNA primase catalytic subunit PriS, producing MNPATTEFLRQRFTEYYRKAVLPAPSSLEQREWGFVLFQAGSTDMRMRRHVGFSSRDELGDYIRNLIPQHTYYSTAYYEKPDAGTMAEKHWLGADLIFDLDADHIVRGPYDQMLARVKEEVQKLLSMLTDEFGMDPKTLELVFSGGRGYHVHVKDIAFRGWGSAERRELIDYVCGIGIDPSAMLSGKTPQLPGWPKRYREALLETIRWIGSLPEDEALTFLTSLEGIGKESAGTFLKKHGEIAGDIEKRPTGMIFRNRVLQALVSQPEGEFRKRLLTRAALADEPVTTDTKRLIRMPTSLHGGSGMRVQPLELRDLADFDPLVDAVVFGTRDVRVDLKFSMKMPMLGSTYELQKGITTVPEAVAVFLCCRGMAEIA from the coding sequence ATGAACCCGGCCACAACCGAATTCCTCCGCCAGCGATTTACCGAGTATTACCGGAAGGCGGTTCTCCCGGCACCCTCATCGCTTGAGCAGCGCGAATGGGGTTTTGTCCTCTTCCAGGCAGGTTCCACGGATATGCGCATGCGGCGCCATGTGGGTTTTTCCAGCCGGGACGAACTCGGGGATTACATCCGGAACCTCATCCCCCAGCACACTTACTACTCGACAGCGTATTACGAGAAGCCGGATGCCGGGACAATGGCGGAGAAGCACTGGCTCGGGGCCGATCTCATCTTTGATCTCGATGCCGACCATATCGTGCGGGGTCCGTACGACCAGATGCTGGCCCGGGTCAAGGAAGAGGTGCAGAAACTTCTTTCCATGCTCACCGATGAATTCGGGATGGATCCAAAGACGCTCGAACTCGTATTCTCGGGGGGACGCGGGTACCATGTCCATGTCAAGGACATCGCGTTCCGGGGGTGGGGCAGCGCCGAGCGCCGGGAACTGATCGATTACGTCTGCGGGATCGGGATCGATCCCTCTGCCATGCTCTCGGGTAAAACCCCGCAGTTACCAGGGTGGCCAAAACGCTACCGTGAGGCGCTCCTTGAGACGATCCGATGGATCGGAAGCCTGCCGGAAGACGAAGCCCTGACATTCCTCACGTCTCTCGAAGGGATAGGAAAAGAGTCGGCGGGAACGTTCTTAAAAAAACACGGGGAGATTGCAGGTGATATTGAAAAGCGGCCGACCGGCATGATCTTCAGGAACCGGGTTCTCCAGGCACTCGTCAGCCAGCCCGAGGGGGAGTTCAGAAAACGCCTGCTTACCCGGGCCGCCCTTGCCGATGAACCGGTCACGACCGACACAAAACGGCTGATCCGTATGCCGACATCCCTCCATGGCGGCAGCGGCATGCGGGTCCAGCCTCTCGAGCTCCGCGATCTTGCAGACTTCGATCCTCTCGTGGACGCAGTGGTCTTTGGCACACGGGATGTCCGGGTGGACCTTAAATTCTCCATGAAGATGCCGATGCTCGGAAGTACTTATGAGCTCCAAAAAGGCATCACTACAGTACCGGAAGCAGTGGCGGTATTCCTCTGCTGCCGCGGCATGGCGGAGATCGCTTAA
- a CDS encoding translation initiation factor IF-2 subunit alpha: protein MQDREWPQESELVVCTVENVKDFVAFVSLDEYGGRQGLIPISEIATGWIKYIRDHIREGQKIVCKVLNVDRSRGHIDLSLKDVNEHQRREKIREWKNESKAQKWLGFVAEQTGESAVEIEDVIFKKYGAFYPVFEDIVIEPETTLKKLGFSKKITEILLKVAQESVKVPHVEVTGHLHLTCTEPDGITVIKNALKKAGADQKIAGVAIELLYIGAPTYRIKVIAPDYKKAEKAIEKAANAAIAVVEKAGGEGKLVKKPKSGKS, encoded by the coding sequence ATGCAGGACAGAGAGTGGCCACAGGAATCAGAACTTGTCGTCTGCACAGTCGAGAACGTCAAGGATTTCGTAGCGTTCGTTTCGCTGGATGAGTATGGTGGCCGCCAGGGGCTCATCCCCATCTCTGAGATTGCAACGGGCTGGATCAAGTACATCCGTGACCACATCCGGGAGGGCCAGAAGATCGTCTGCAAGGTTCTCAACGTCGACCGGAGCCGTGGCCATATTGATCTTTCCTTAAAGGACGTTAACGAGCACCAGCGCCGCGAGAAGATCCGCGAGTGGAAGAACGAATCCAAAGCCCAGAAATGGCTCGGGTTCGTTGCCGAACAGACGGGTGAATCCGCTGTGGAGATCGAGGACGTTATTTTCAAGAAGTACGGGGCGTTTTACCCGGTCTTTGAAGATATCGTGATCGAGCCCGAGACTACGCTCAAGAAACTCGGCTTCTCAAAGAAGATCACCGAGATCCTCCTGAAAGTTGCACAGGAGAGTGTGAAGGTCCCTCACGTGGAAGTGACCGGGCACCTGCACCTGACCTGCACGGAGCCAGACGGCATCACGGTCATCAAAAACGCCCTCAAGAAAGCGGGTGCCGACCAGAAGATTGCCGGGGTCGCAATCGAGCTCCTCTATATCGGTGCACCCACCTACCGCATAAAGGTCATTGCCCCTGATTACAAGAAGGCCGAGAAGGCTATCGAGAAGGCAGCAAATGCCGCTATCGCCGTTGTCGAGAAGGCCGGCGGTGAAGGCAAGCTCGTCAAGAAGCCAAAGTCCGGGAAGAGCTGA
- a CDS encoding type IV pilin has translation MKNSRSEEAVSAVISIVLIIAVVVILGAVVGMVALGTIGGTQGNAKSVLVSANKGSSGIVFTVQGGMDLRSVTSLDLVSGSTLTNCTGSAPKVGQGCTVGTDSNGRTVMVAAFTDGSKQVVFDKNWGSIISGGNYGTASLTHVSGTTYRLIITRGPDADKVTSWTVYANLVAYGPYTVTYPGSIPDLDNTAVAGDTYTTFKIVLHINDGSDAVLVDQTVT, from the coding sequence ATGAAGAATTCCCGTTCAGAAGAAGCAGTATCGGCAGTCATCAGCATAGTCCTGATTATTGCCGTTGTCGTCATCCTTGGAGCCGTAGTCGGAATGGTTGCGCTCGGCACAATCGGTGGAACGCAGGGGAACGCCAAATCGGTGCTGGTCTCGGCCAACAAAGGCAGCTCCGGGATCGTATTCACGGTCCAGGGGGGTATGGATCTGCGGTCGGTCACGTCGCTCGACCTTGTCTCGGGAAGCACGCTAACCAACTGCACGGGCAGTGCTCCCAAGGTTGGCCAGGGCTGCACGGTTGGAACGGACAGTAACGGCCGGACGGTGATGGTAGCCGCGTTTACGGACGGCTCCAAGCAGGTGGTATTTGACAAGAACTGGGGATCCATAATAAGCGGAGGCAATTATGGAACAGCTTCTCTAACCCATGTCTCTGGTACTACGTATCGTCTTATCATTACAAGAGGACCCGATGCCGACAAGGTCACTTCATGGACGGTGTATGCCAATCTCGTGGCTTATGGCCCGTACACGGTGACCTATCCGGGATCGATTCCGGATCTCGATAACACTGCTGTCGCCGGTGACACATATACCACATTCAAAATTGTGTTGCATATCAATGACGGGTCGGATGCAGTCCTCGTCGATCAGACGGTGACCTGA
- a CDS encoding 50S ribosomal protein L44e gives MKMPAKFTTYCPFCRTHQVHEVEKVKKGKTTGLHWIDRQKARRGKVGNMGKFSKVPGGDKPTKKINVRYRCVTCKKAHLRKGYRVAKFELTE, from the coding sequence ATGAAAATGCCAGCGAAATTCACAACCTATTGTCCTTTCTGCCGGACCCACCAGGTACACGAGGTCGAGAAGGTAAAGAAAGGCAAAACCACGGGCCTCCACTGGATTGACCGCCAGAAGGCACGGAGAGGCAAAGTAGGCAACATGGGTAAATTTTCCAAGGTGCCCGGCGGCGACAAGCCGACGAAGAAGATCAACGTCCGGTACCGCTGTGTTACCTGCAAAAAGGCGCACCTGCGCAAGGGTTACCGTGTCGCAAAGTTTGAGCTGACGGAGTGA
- a CDS encoding proteasome assembly chaperone family protein, with product MIEDITIRYFDSFKEKTLVDPILIEGLPGIGQVGKLVAEYMIHMLGAEKIGELHSIYLPPQVILDESGFVRLARNELFLYQGDGKNIVFLVGDHQSTSNEGHYLLADAYCEIAEELKVKRIYTLGGFGVGHLVNEPRVLGAMNRAELRPDLEAAGVRFDRDEPGGGIIGAAGLMLGLSAGRGIDAVCLMGETSGYLVDPMAAASVLATLSKLIEVPVDPTRLNERASEMEKVIEGLVEGEKLQKDEELSYIG from the coding sequence ATGATTGAGGATATAACAATCCGGTATTTCGACAGTTTCAAAGAGAAGACACTGGTCGATCCCATTCTGATAGAGGGACTTCCCGGTATCGGCCAGGTAGGCAAGCTCGTGGCCGAGTATATGATCCACATGCTCGGGGCAGAGAAGATAGGCGAGCTTCACTCGATCTACCTTCCCCCCCAGGTCATCCTGGATGAATCCGGCTTTGTGCGGCTCGCAAGAAACGAGCTCTTCCTGTACCAGGGCGATGGAAAGAACATCGTTTTCCTGGTCGGGGACCACCAGAGCACTTCGAACGAGGGGCATTACCTGCTGGCGGATGCATACTGCGAGATTGCCGAAGAACTGAAAGTAAAGCGGATCTACACGCTTGGCGGGTTTGGCGTGGGCCATCTCGTGAACGAACCCCGCGTGCTGGGTGCCATGAACCGGGCTGAGCTCCGTCCCGATCTTGAAGCAGCCGGTGTCCGTTTCGACCGCGATGAACCCGGGGGAGGGATCATCGGGGCAGCCGGCCTGATGCTCGGTCTCTCGGCCGGGCGCGGGATCGATGCGGTCTGCCTGATGGGCGAGACGAGCGGATATCTCGTGGACCCCATGGCCGCAGCCTCCGTTCTTGCAACCCTCTCGAAACTTATCGAAGTACCGGTCGACCCCACACGGCTCAACGAGCGTGCATCCGAGATGGAGAAGGTCATCGAGGGGCTTGTCGAGGGCGAGAAACTCCAGAAAGACGAAGAGCTCTCGTATATCGGGTAA
- a CDS encoding 30S ribosomal protein S27e: protein MVSQIRENRSKFYKVKCPDCENEQTVFEKASTVVKCVVCGHDLATPTGGKANFKAEIVSELK from the coding sequence ATGGTAAGCCAGATTCGGGAAAACCGGAGTAAATTCTACAAAGTAAAGTGTCCAGACTGTGAGAATGAACAGACAGTCTTTGAGAAAGCAAGCACGGTTGTCAAGTGCGTTGTCTGCGGGCACGACCTTGCAACCCCCACCGGCGGCAAGGCAAACTTCAAGGCTGAGATCGTCTCAGAGCTCAAGTGA
- a CDS encoding UPF0058 family protein, which yields MQKEELLHLHMLMIHIKKYYEGITNEEVGTERYNSLEISPVHIHKDKKAHKDALLTLGDEIVTHIHGHSIPVVNYSSEPASPKVAAEH from the coding sequence GTGCAAAAGGAAGAGCTACTGCATTTACATATGCTGATGATCCACATCAAAAAGTATTACGAAGGCATCACCAACGAAGAAGTAGGAACTGAACGGTACAATTCCCTTGAAATTTCACCTGTCCATATCCATAAGGACAAGAAAGCCCACAAAGACGCTCTCCTCACCCTTGGTGACGAGATTGTAACCCATATCCACGGACATTCCATTCCCGTGGTGAACTACTCTTCTGAACCTGCATCCCCCAAAGTTGCAGCCGAACATTAA
- a CDS encoding tRNA uridine(34) 5-carboxymethylaminomethyl modification radical SAM/GNAT enzyme Elp3, whose translation MDEALAFREIISRILSLPPGDAAIVAVKIDICRKYGLSAVPKNSAILAAAGPEEREVLRKILMVKPTRTLSGVAPVAVMTSPYPCPHGKCLPCPGGPDHPFHSPQSYTGEEPAAKRAREHEFDPFRQVHARLEQFEILGHRVDKVELIVMGGTMTARPEEYQEEFVSRCIEAMNTYPGGAPSPTPLPVTEVEAGNETSSIRCIAITFETRPDWCRREHIERMLDLGVTKVELGVQHVDDEILSYNRRGCTVADTVEANTLLRDAGLKVGFHMMPNLPHSTIESDRRMFETIFADPRFKPDFLKIYPTLVTPGSEIEEHWERGIYSPYNEDELVDLIAYAKSLIPEFTRLQRIQRDIPAKLIVAGSRHSNFRQLAQNRLKATGRHCRCIRCREIGRLPSVVESELQVLKYEACGGTEHFISAVSGDSLIGFTRLRFPSSVFRPELEGAALLRELHVYGSLVSVGKDAESEEWQHRSYGRVLIGRAEETARDAGFDRLAIMSGIGVRPYYRKMGYERRGPYMIRELV comes from the coding sequence ATGGATGAAGCGCTGGCATTCCGGGAGATCATCTCCCGCATCCTCAGCCTTCCGCCCGGTGACGCAGCGATCGTTGCGGTCAAGATAGATATCTGCCGGAAGTACGGGTTGTCTGCGGTACCGAAAAATTCTGCAATCCTTGCAGCTGCCGGACCGGAGGAGCGGGAGGTCTTAAGGAAGATCCTGATGGTCAAGCCGACCCGGACCCTGTCGGGAGTTGCACCGGTAGCCGTGATGACCTCACCGTACCCCTGCCCGCATGGCAAGTGCCTGCCCTGCCCCGGGGGTCCCGATCACCCGTTCCATTCCCCCCAGAGTTATACGGGGGAAGAACCAGCAGCGAAACGGGCGCGGGAGCACGAATTCGACCCGTTCCGTCAGGTGCATGCAAGGCTCGAACAGTTCGAGATCCTCGGCCACCGCGTGGACAAGGTGGAGCTGATCGTGATGGGCGGGACGATGACCGCGAGACCGGAAGAGTACCAGGAAGAGTTTGTCTCGCGCTGCATCGAGGCGATGAACACCTACCCGGGAGGCGCTCCCTCCCCCACCCCGCTTCCGGTCACCGAAGTCGAGGCTGGAAACGAGACATCTTCCATCCGCTGCATTGCAATAACCTTTGAGACCCGGCCGGACTGGTGCCGGCGGGAGCACATCGAACGGATGCTTGACCTCGGCGTGACCAAGGTCGAACTCGGCGTCCAGCATGTGGACGACGAGATCCTCTCGTACAACCGTCGGGGATGCACGGTCGCAGACACCGTGGAGGCAAACACCCTCCTACGGGATGCCGGCCTCAAGGTCGGGTTTCACATGATGCCCAACCTCCCGCATTCGACGATCGAATCTGACCGACGGATGTTCGAGACGATCTTTGCAGATCCCCGGTTCAAACCTGATTTCCTCAAGATTTACCCGACGCTCGTCACCCCGGGCTCCGAGATCGAGGAGCACTGGGAACGGGGGATCTATTCACCCTATAACGAGGACGAACTGGTGGATCTCATCGCGTATGCCAAGTCCCTGATCCCGGAATTCACCCGGCTCCAGCGGATCCAGCGGGACATCCCGGCAAAACTGATCGTTGCCGGTTCACGGCACTCCAACTTCCGGCAGCTGGCCCAGAACCGGCTCAAGGCAACAGGGCGGCACTGCCGCTGCATCCGCTGCCGTGAGATCGGGAGGCTGCCATCCGTAGTTGAATCAGAACTGCAGGTCCTGAAGTATGAGGCCTGCGGGGGAACAGAACATTTCATCTCGGCCGTTTCGGGTGATTCGCTCATCGGGTTCACAAGGCTCAGGTTCCCGTCATCGGTCTTCAGGCCGGAACTTGAAGGTGCTGCGCTCCTGCGGGAACTCCACGTGTACGGCAGCCTTGTCTCAGTCGGGAAAGATGCGGAATCCGAGGAGTGGCAGCACCGCAGTTACGGGCGTGTGCTGATCGGGCGGGCTGAAGAGACCGCAAGAGATGCCGGCTTTGACCGGCTCGCGATCATGAGCGGCATCGGCGTGCGCCCCTATTATCGTAAGATGGGTTATGAACGCAGAGGGCCTTATATGATCAGGGAGCTCGTATGA